One Aegilops tauschii subsp. strangulata cultivar AL8/78 chromosome 7, Aet v6.0, whole genome shotgun sequence genomic window carries:
- the LOC109732450 gene encoding 7-deoxyloganetin glucosyltransferase isoform X1, with translation MPSRQEPMGHSRIRPNAQHSVEACSLVGERASQLKQQQGEASSLARMGSLPPAGERPHAVMMPYPAQGHVTPMLKLAKLLHTRGFHITFVNNEFNHLRLLGAQQSQAAVDRLCSLPGFRFATIADGLPPSDPEASRDTPALIYSTMTTCRPRFKELVVKLNEEAEASGGAVPPVTCVVADSITSFAISVARELGLRCAVLWTASACGFMGYYHYKDLLDRGIVPLKEAQLSNGYLDKIIDWIPAMPKDLRLRDLPSYLRTTDPDDIMFNFFIHEVPAMSQASAVVINTWDELDAPLLDAMSKLLPPIYTAGPLHLTARNNVPEESPISGIGSNLWKEQDAPLRWLDGRPPRSVVHVNFGSTTVMSKEHMLEFAWGLANTGYAFLWNVRPDLVKGDVKAALPPEFYAATEGRSMLSTWCPQQEVLEHEAVGVFLTHSGWNSSLEGICGGVPMVCWPFFAEQQTNCRFKCTEWGIGMEIGDDVRRTEVEAMIREAMEGEQGREMRRRVLELRQSAVASARHGGRSMRNVDRLIKEVLLA, from the exons ATGCCATCGCGTCAGGAGCCCATGGGGCACAGCCGCATACGGCCAAACGCACAACACAGCGTTGAGGCTTGTAGCCTTGTGGGTGAGAGAGCTAGCCAGCTGAAGCAACAGCAAGGCGAAGCAAGCTCGCTAGCAAGGATGGGGTCCTTGCCGCCGGCGGGCGAGAGGCCGCACGCCGTGATGATGCCGTACCCGGCGCAGGGCCACGTGACGCCGATGCTGAAGCTGGCCAAGCTGCTCCACACCAGGGGCTTCCACATCACCTTCGTCAACAACGAGTTCAACCACCTCCGCCTGCTGGGCGCGCAGCAGTCGCAGGCCGCCGTGGACAGGCTCTGCAGCCTGCCGGGGTTCCGGTTCGCCACCATCGCCGACGGCCTTCCTCCGTCCGACCCCGAGGCCTCGCGGGACACCCCCGCCCTGATCTACTCCACCATGACCACCTGCCGTCCCAGGTTCAAGGAGCTCGTCGTCAAGCTCAACGAGGAGGCTGAGGCCTCCGGTGGCGCCGTGCCGCCTGTTACCTGCGTGGTGGCCGATAGCATCACGAGCTTCGCCATTAGCGTGGCGCGTGAGCTCGGCCTCCGCTGCGCCGTGCTCTGGACCGCCAGCGCCTGTGGTTTCATGGGCTACTACCACTACAAGGACCTACTCGACCGTGGAATCGTCCCTCTCAAAG AAGCTCAGTTGAGCAATGGATACTTGGACAAGATCATCGACTGGATCCCGGCGATGCCCAAGGACCTGCGGCTACGTGACCTCCCGAGCTATTTGCGCACCACGGACCCCGATGACATCATGTTCAACTTCTTCATCCACGAGGTACCCGCCATGTCGCAGGCGTCGGCAGTGGTCATCAACACCTGGGACGAGCTCGACGCGCCCTTGCTTGATGCCATGTCCAAGCTCCTGCCGCCCATCTACACGGCGGGGCCACTCCATTTGACGGCTCGCAACAATGTGCCGGAGGAGAGCCCTATCTCCGGCATTGGGTCCAACCTGTGGAAGGAGCAGGACGCTCCCCTCCGGTGGCTCGACGGCCGCCCGCCGCGCTCCGTGGTGCACGTCAATTTCGGGAGCACCACGGTCATGTCCAAGGAGCATATGCTGGAGTTCGCGTGGGGGCTGGCCAACACTGGTTACGCCTTCCTATGGAACGTGCGGCCTGACCTCGTCAAGGGCGACGTCAAGGCCGCACTTCCGCCGGAGTTCTATGCGGCAACTGAGGGGCGGAGCATGCTGTCGACGTGGTGCCCGCAGCAGGAGGTGCTGGAGCACGAGGCCGTAGGGGTGTTCCTCACGCACTCTGGCTGGAACTCGTCACTGGAGGGCATCTGCGGCGGCGTGCCGATGGTGTGCTGGCCCTTCTTCGCGGAGCAGCAGACCAACTGCCGTTTCAAGTGTACGGAGTGGGGCATCGGTATGGAGATTGGGGATGACGTGAGGAGGACCGAGGTGGAGGCCATGATACGGGAGGCCATGGAGGGGGAGCAGGGGCGTGAGATGCGACGACGCGTGCTGGAGCTTCGCCAGAGTGCTGTGGCCTCTGCACGGCATGGCGGAAGGTCCATGCGCAATGTTGATAGGCTCATCAAGGAGGTGCTTCTGGCTTGA
- the LOC109732450 gene encoding 7-deoxyloganetin glucosyltransferase isoform X2, with the protein MPSRQEPMGHSRIRPNAQHSVEACSLVGERASQLKQQQGEASSLARMGSLPPAGERPHAVMMPYPAQGHVTPMLKLAKLLHTRGFHITFVNNEFNHLRLLGAQQSQAAVDRLCSLPGFRFATIADGLPPSDPEASRDTPALIYSTMTTCRPRFKELVVKLNEEAEASGGAVPPVTCVVADSITSFAISVARELGLRCAVLWTASACGFMGYYHYKDLLDRGIVPLKEEAQLSNGYLDKIIDWIPAMPKDLRLRDLPSYLRTTDPDDIMFNFFIHEVPAMSQASAVVINTWDELDAPLLDAMSKLLPPIYTAGPLHLTARNNVPEESPISGIGSNLWKEQDAPLRWLDGRPPRSVVHVNFGSTTVMSKEHMLEFAWGLANTGYAFLWNVRPDLVKGDVKAALPPEFYAATEGRSMLSTWCPQQEVLEHEAVGVFLTHSGWNSSLEGICGGVPMVCWPFFAEQQTNCRFKCTEWGIGMEIGDDVRRTEVEAMIREAMEGEQGREMRRRVLELRQSAVASARHGGRSMRNVDRLIKEVLLA; encoded by the exons ATGCCATCGCGTCAGGAGCCCATGGGGCACAGCCGCATACGGCCAAACGCACAACACAGCGTTGAGGCTTGTAGCCTTGTGGGTGAGAGAGCTAGCCAGCTGAAGCAACAGCAAGGCGAAGCAAGCTCGCTAGCAAGGATGGGGTCCTTGCCGCCGGCGGGCGAGAGGCCGCACGCCGTGATGATGCCGTACCCGGCGCAGGGCCACGTGACGCCGATGCTGAAGCTGGCCAAGCTGCTCCACACCAGGGGCTTCCACATCACCTTCGTCAACAACGAGTTCAACCACCTCCGCCTGCTGGGCGCGCAGCAGTCGCAGGCCGCCGTGGACAGGCTCTGCAGCCTGCCGGGGTTCCGGTTCGCCACCATCGCCGACGGCCTTCCTCCGTCCGACCCCGAGGCCTCGCGGGACACCCCCGCCCTGATCTACTCCACCATGACCACCTGCCGTCCCAGGTTCAAGGAGCTCGTCGTCAAGCTCAACGAGGAGGCTGAGGCCTCCGGTGGCGCCGTGCCGCCTGTTACCTGCGTGGTGGCCGATAGCATCACGAGCTTCGCCATTAGCGTGGCGCGTGAGCTCGGCCTCCGCTGCGCCGTGCTCTGGACCGCCAGCGCCTGTGGTTTCATGGGCTACTACCACTACAAGGACCTACTCGACCGTGGAATCGTCCCTCTCAAAG AAGAAGCTCAGTTGAGCAATGGATACTTGGACAAGATCATCGACTGGATCCCGGCGATGCCCAAGGACCTGCGGCTACGTGACCTCCCGAGCTATTTGCGCACCACGGACCCCGATGACATCATGTTCAACTTCTTCATCCACGAGGTACCCGCCATGTCGCAGGCGTCGGCAGTGGTCATCAACACCTGGGACGAGCTCGACGCGCCCTTGCTTGATGCCATGTCCAAGCTCCTGCCGCCCATCTACACGGCGGGGCCACTCCATTTGACGGCTCGCAACAATGTGCCGGAGGAGAGCCCTATCTCCGGCATTGGGTCCAACCTGTGGAAGGAGCAGGACGCTCCCCTCCGGTGGCTCGACGGCCGCCCGCCGCGCTCCGTGGTGCACGTCAATTTCGGGAGCACCACGGTCATGTCCAAGGAGCATATGCTGGAGTTCGCGTGGGGGCTGGCCAACACTGGTTACGCCTTCCTATGGAACGTGCGGCCTGACCTCGTCAAGGGCGACGTCAAGGCCGCACTTCCGCCGGAGTTCTATGCGGCAACTGAGGGGCGGAGCATGCTGTCGACGTGGTGCCCGCAGCAGGAGGTGCTGGAGCACGAGGCCGTAGGGGTGTTCCTCACGCACTCTGGCTGGAACTCGTCACTGGAGGGCATCTGCGGCGGCGTGCCGATGGTGTGCTGGCCCTTCTTCGCGGAGCAGCAGACCAACTGCCGTTTCAAGTGTACGGAGTGGGGCATCGGTATGGAGATTGGGGATGACGTGAGGAGGACCGAGGTGGAGGCCATGATACGGGAGGCCATGGAGGGGGAGCAGGGGCGTGAGATGCGACGACGCGTGCTGGAGCTTCGCCAGAGTGCTGTGGCCTCTGCACGGCATGGCGGAAGGTCCATGCGCAATGTTGATAGGCTCATCAAGGAGGTGCTTCTGGCTTGA